The following coding sequences are from one Ooceraea biroi isolate clonal line C1 chromosome 5, Obir_v5.4, whole genome shotgun sequence window:
- the LOC105284904 gene encoding tyrosine-protein kinase Src64B isoform X2 gives MGKCCSKRQEPQPIGYKKADAGLSSKHSNGGSLDRYTADPNQRGVQARADIIRPRPTPSHSQRTNKIVVALYNYTARESTDVSFVKGDRMEVLDDSEPDWWRVLHLTTLQEGLIPWNFVAVERSVESEDWFFENVSRKEAGKLLLVDENPRGTFLVRPSEHNPRGYSLSVKDWEEGRGHHVKHYKIKPLDNGGFFIATNQTFSSLPALVMAYSKNALGLCHVLSKPCPKPQPDMWDLGPELRDKWEINRNEIQLISELGNGNFGKVYYGKWRNKIEVAVKTLRPGTMSTEAFLQEAAIMKQFRHRHLVALYAVCSKEEPIYIVQEYMCNGSLLDFLRKGDGKYMQFEDLIYIAAQVASGMEYLESKQLIHRDLAARNVLIGEKNKAKICDFGLARVIEDDEYCPKQGSRFPVKWTAPEAIVYGRFSIKSDVWSYGILLMELFTYGQVPYPGMHGREVIEQVDKGYRMPKPLNHPLPDSIYRLMLQCWDASPEKRPTFEFLNHYFESFNVTSEIPYLEPPTD, from the exons ATGGGGAAGTGTTGTAGCAAACGACAAGAGCCTCAGCCGATCG GTTATAAGAAGGCAGACGCGGGGCTCAGCTCAAAGCACAGCAATGGAGGTTCCTTGGACCGATACACCGCCGACCCAAATCAGAGAGGCGTACAAGCTCGGGCGGATATTATCCGACCGAGGCCGACACCCT CGCACTCACAGAGGACCAACAAGATCGTGGTGGCCCTGTACAACTACACGGCGCGAGAAAGCACCGATGTCAGTTTCGTGAAAGGTGACCGAATGGAGGTGTTGGACGATTCCGAGCCGGACTGGTGGAGAGTGCTGCACTTAACGACCCTGCAGGAAGGCTTGATCCCGTGGAACTTCGTGGCCGTCGAGCGGTCGGTCGAGAGCGAAGA TTGGTTCTTTGAGAATGTGTCGCGCAAGGAAGCGGGCAAGCTACTGCTGGTCGATGAGAATCCCCGCGGTACGTTTCTGGTGAGGCCAAGCGAGCACAATCCCCGAGGTTACAGCTTGTCGGTGAAAGACTGGGAGGAGGGCAGGGGCCATCATGTGAAACATTACAAGATTAAACCGCTCGACAATGGCGGCTTTTTTATCGCCACCAACCAAACGTTCTCCAGCTTGCCAGCTCTCGTTATGGCGTACAGCA AAAATGCATTGGGCCTCTGTCACGTGCTGTCAAAGCCTTGTCCGAAACCACAGCCGGATATGTGGGATCTCGGGCCTGAATTACGTGACAAGTGGGAGATCAACAGAAATGAGATACAGCTGATTTCGGAACTGGGAAACGGTAATTTCGGCAAGGTTTACTACGGTAAATGGCGAAACAAGATCGAGGTGGCGGTGAAGACGTTGCGCCCAGGCACCATGTCGACTGAGGCGTTTCTGCAAGAAGCTGCCATAATGAAACAGTTTCGGCATAGGCATCTGGTCGCGTTGTACGCCGTTTGCTCGAAAGAGGAGCCCATTTACATCGTGCAGGAATACATGTGCAATGGCAGCCTGTTGGACTTCCTGCGGAAGGGAGATGGCAAGTACATGCAGTTCGAGGATCTGATCTACATCGCGGCTCAGGTGGCTTCCGGCATGGAGTACCTCGAGAGCAAGCAGCTCATACACAGGGACCTGGCGGCGAGGAACGTGCTGATCGGCGAAAAGAACAAGGCGAAGATCTGCGACTTCGGTCTTGCCCGGGTAATCGAGGACGACGAATATTGTCCGAAGCAAGGCAGCAGGTTTCCCGTAAAGTGGACCGCGCCAGAAGCAATTGTCTATGGCAGGTTCAGCATCAAGAGCGACGTCTGGTCGTACGGTATCCTGTTGATGGAACTCTTCACCTACGGACAAGTTCCTTATCCCG gCATGCACGGCCGCGAAGTGATCGAGCAAGTGGATAAGGGCTACCGTATGCCGAAACCGTTGAACCATCCGCTGCCCGACAGCATCTACCGGCTGATGCTGCAGTGTTGGGACGCCAGCCCCGAGAAGCGGCCGACATTCGAGTTCCTGAATCACTACTTCGAGTCGTTCAACGTCACTAGCGAAATACCGTATCTCGAACCGCCGACAGACTGA
- the LOC105284904 gene encoding tyrosine-protein kinase Src64B isoform X1, with product MGKCCSKRQEPQPIGYKKADAGLSSKHSNGGSLDRYTADPNQRGVQARADIIRPRPTPCKLPIPHQQPRKTNTPVKPASHSQRTNKIVVALYNYTARESTDVSFVKGDRMEVLDDSEPDWWRVLHLTTLQEGLIPWNFVAVERSVESEDWFFENVSRKEAGKLLLVDENPRGTFLVRPSEHNPRGYSLSVKDWEEGRGHHVKHYKIKPLDNGGFFIATNQTFSSLPALVMAYSKNALGLCHVLSKPCPKPQPDMWDLGPELRDKWEINRNEIQLISELGNGNFGKVYYGKWRNKIEVAVKTLRPGTMSTEAFLQEAAIMKQFRHRHLVALYAVCSKEEPIYIVQEYMCNGSLLDFLRKGDGKYMQFEDLIYIAAQVASGMEYLESKQLIHRDLAARNVLIGEKNKAKICDFGLARVIEDDEYCPKQGSRFPVKWTAPEAIVYGRFSIKSDVWSYGILLMELFTYGQVPYPGMHGREVIEQVDKGYRMPKPLNHPLPDSIYRLMLQCWDASPEKRPTFEFLNHYFESFNVTSEIPYLEPPTD from the exons ATGGGGAAGTGTTGTAGCAAACGACAAGAGCCTCAGCCGATCG GTTATAAGAAGGCAGACGCGGGGCTCAGCTCAAAGCACAGCAATGGAGGTTCCTTGGACCGATACACCGCCGACCCAAATCAGAGAGGCGTACAAGCTCGGGCGGATATTATCCGACCGAGGCCGACACCCTGTAAGCTACCGATACCGCATCAGCAACCCCGTAAAACGAATACGCCTGTTAAACCTGCAT CGCACTCACAGAGGACCAACAAGATCGTGGTGGCCCTGTACAACTACACGGCGCGAGAAAGCACCGATGTCAGTTTCGTGAAAGGTGACCGAATGGAGGTGTTGGACGATTCCGAGCCGGACTGGTGGAGAGTGCTGCACTTAACGACCCTGCAGGAAGGCTTGATCCCGTGGAACTTCGTGGCCGTCGAGCGGTCGGTCGAGAGCGAAGA TTGGTTCTTTGAGAATGTGTCGCGCAAGGAAGCGGGCAAGCTACTGCTGGTCGATGAGAATCCCCGCGGTACGTTTCTGGTGAGGCCAAGCGAGCACAATCCCCGAGGTTACAGCTTGTCGGTGAAAGACTGGGAGGAGGGCAGGGGCCATCATGTGAAACATTACAAGATTAAACCGCTCGACAATGGCGGCTTTTTTATCGCCACCAACCAAACGTTCTCCAGCTTGCCAGCTCTCGTTATGGCGTACAGCA AAAATGCATTGGGCCTCTGTCACGTGCTGTCAAAGCCTTGTCCGAAACCACAGCCGGATATGTGGGATCTCGGGCCTGAATTACGTGACAAGTGGGAGATCAACAGAAATGAGATACAGCTGATTTCGGAACTGGGAAACGGTAATTTCGGCAAGGTTTACTACGGTAAATGGCGAAACAAGATCGAGGTGGCGGTGAAGACGTTGCGCCCAGGCACCATGTCGACTGAGGCGTTTCTGCAAGAAGCTGCCATAATGAAACAGTTTCGGCATAGGCATCTGGTCGCGTTGTACGCCGTTTGCTCGAAAGAGGAGCCCATTTACATCGTGCAGGAATACATGTGCAATGGCAGCCTGTTGGACTTCCTGCGGAAGGGAGATGGCAAGTACATGCAGTTCGAGGATCTGATCTACATCGCGGCTCAGGTGGCTTCCGGCATGGAGTACCTCGAGAGCAAGCAGCTCATACACAGGGACCTGGCGGCGAGGAACGTGCTGATCGGCGAAAAGAACAAGGCGAAGATCTGCGACTTCGGTCTTGCCCGGGTAATCGAGGACGACGAATATTGTCCGAAGCAAGGCAGCAGGTTTCCCGTAAAGTGGACCGCGCCAGAAGCAATTGTCTATGGCAGGTTCAGCATCAAGAGCGACGTCTGGTCGTACGGTATCCTGTTGATGGAACTCTTCACCTACGGACAAGTTCCTTATCCCG gCATGCACGGCCGCGAAGTGATCGAGCAAGTGGATAAGGGCTACCGTATGCCGAAACCGTTGAACCATCCGCTGCCCGACAGCATCTACCGGCTGATGCTGCAGTGTTGGGACGCCAGCCCCGAGAAGCGGCCGACATTCGAGTTCCTGAATCACTACTTCGAGTCGTTCAACGTCACTAGCGAAATACCGTATCTCGAACCGCCGACAGACTGA